CCAATAATTCCCATGAAAATACTAACTTACGGAATGAACTGCAGGGAAGCTCGAGAgctattcttttcttcttctacaaCTTATCAGcatccccccaccccaccccgcCCTCAACCCAAGGAAAAGCTGCTTTATGTCTGCTTCTGAATGTGACGCTTGAAGTCTCTGTTCATGTAATGTAAGAACCTCTGCTAATCAACCACAGAAACTTTAGTCTTTCATCTAGGATCCTCACTTGTCACGTGTCAGCTTTGAAGCGAATAAGTTATCTCCTTAGGAGGATTAAAGGAAGATATATTGGGGAACTCCTTATTTGTGCAATTTTAACATTTACCCATACAAtgatcaaaggaaaagagtctcaAGGTCTAATGAGGATAAAACAAGTTCAGTTTAGTAAGATGAATCACCGAGTATATAGAAGGAAAAGATGGATAATATATAAGCAATGATGAAATGTTCGCTTATACCTCATCCCGTGTATACTTTCTCTTAGTTCTCTATTGCTTTGTCTTTCTATCCCAATGCATCTTTTCTGTGTTCATGGTAAGTTCTGGTCGACTTTAGTGTACTGGTGTAACTTCCTCTGTGGTCCAAGGCATGAATGTCCACTTTTTTGGCTTAAATCCTACATGGTATGATGTGTTCCGCTTCTGAACTTTAGTACCTGATCAGTTGCATGCAAGTATACTATCTATATTAGATCTATTCTCATTTTACTTTACTTTACCTTAAATTGTTATACTTATGGTTGCTAATTTCTTGTTGAACAATTTACTAGAATGAATCTTCAGCAATAAATGATAGATGGGATGTGGATCGGGATGACCGTTCAGAGAAGAAAAGTCAATTTAAGTCTGCTGCTCGTCGTAGGGATCGCATAAGGAGAAGGATGCGTAAGTTTGTACTCTCATTTCACTATTAGCTTCTCTGCTTTGACTAGCACTGTCTAATGAAAATTCGTATGTCTCCCTGTGATAAATATCAGTGTGTTTCAACTTTTTTTGGCCCCTTCTAAAGATTCTGAAATTCCAGATGAACTAAAACATATATTCCTATTGGATTTTGGTGGTTCGTCCTAATTTGTTAGGCCCTCCTTGTTTGGAGCTGGGATAGTATTTCCTAAAGCTCTTTTACTGCTCACTTGCTAGCTGGACTAGTGGTGTTCCTATGAATAGACATACTGAAAACCATGCCTTTCGAATTAAATGTTGTACTCGTCTTCCAAATAAAAAATGGCTTATTGGCTTTGGGTTGGCTGCTATAGTGCTGCATAAAATAGGATGGTCCTGCCTTGATTTACATTTTTTCCATGTAGGAGTTGTATTGCAAGACTTTGAGCTGCTCAATGTAACATTTGTATTTGTACTTCTTTAAAGAAAAGATGGAAATTTGACTTGTCAAAAAGCTTTCTTATTGTTAGTCTCTACTATCTTTACATGACTGATGGTGATACGCAGGTGAGAACTAATTTACGAAAGGATGTAGGTAATATATTTATTGACCTGTTAATTAttctttttaggaaaaatgaagaaatggagTTTAGATGAAGACTTTGATGAATATCCTGAGACAGTATTTCAAGCAACTTTTGGTAATAAGTGGTACACTTGGTCTTTTAAGCCTGGTAAATCATCTGCTTTTGAAGACCTATTTTCCCGAAGACAAGAAACAGACTGGTCAGAAAGAAGGCATTGCAGATGGGATAATGAAACTGAACATGAGACTGAGCGGGAATCCAATTATGGATCCTTAAATGCAGGTTCTTACTCTGAAAGAACAATTCTCGGTTTGCCCCTAAAAGGTCCTCTGAAGATTGAGGATGTCAAGAATGCGTAAGTTCTGAAAGTTTTGTGCTCTTCATAGTCCATACTCAAGATATATGGAAGACTTATGTGAGACATTATGACCTTCCTTGCAGTTTCCGTTTATCAGCTTTGAAGTGGCATCCTGATAAACATCAAGGACCTTCACAGGTCAGCTTCTAGTTATATAATTCCTTTGTTTGTCCTCTTATGCGATAAACTTATCCTTGTACGAACCAGTTATATTCTTCTAGTGTTTATTAAAGAGGAGCATTTCATAGGAGGTCCAAAGGAAATATACCGAAGTGTGTTCATGGATCTGGCTTGTAGAAACCGTTGCTAGATGAATGGTTGATTTTGTTATTAATGTAAATGTGACAAGGGTGATCCATAGAGGGATTCCTGCTGCCTTTAGTTTCAAGCAATGCATCATCTGTTAGTTGGATTCATTGAGAGAGAAACATGTCATGAATTTGAAGCAACATATATAGCAGCTATTTGGCACAGCGTTGCTGTTTGTGTATTTACCTTGTAAAAGGCAATCTGGAAAGATTGTTAGTTTGTTGTTCTTTGGTCTTAATTGTGGTGAGAGTGAGCTATGGAGTTCATTCCGATATCACTTTAGTTTCGTGAAAGAACCAGGTTCAGGCATCTGAACAGAGGCATTAGCATGGTTGTCTGTCCCGAGGCATTTCTAGTCCAGAATGAATTCACTCATCTAAAAACTGAAATTAACTATTGGCATGTTCAACATATTTGCGAGTGCAAGCCAGAGGGAGGGACGGGAGGAGGAAGTAGAAGACTGCCAATTACAGATGTAACTTGCTTTGTACTAAAGATTTATCTTCTAAAGCGCAATGCATTAGTGTATCCTTCTTTTTCGGTGTGAATGCCTGTGTATTGGAACTTTATTATTCTGTTCTAAGATTTAGTTACTCATTATCGTATTCTCAAGAGTCCTCACAAGGTAAGTCATTGCATTTGTGCAGGCAGCAGCAGAAGAGAAATTCAAATCTTGTGTCACTGCATACAAATCATTGTGCAACGCGCTCTCCCCAGCTTAACCTTTTATCTGATACATCTATGGGTTCTGTTTTTCGAGCCTCAGAAGCCAAAGTCACCATTCATTTTTAATAATAGCTCAGTCTTATGTATTCTAATTTAATTCTGTATGATAAACTTATTTACTCGGGTAATAAAGGCCGTCTTTCCCAGCAGAGGCATGAAAATTTACTTACATATGAGGTTTATTAGCTCATTGAATGTTAATTCCCTCATTCTATTTGGCATATCTTTTTTAACTTGTTTTGGATGACACAATACTGTGTTAAAACTCTCCTAGGATTCTCTGAAGGTGGGTAAGAGTTGCTTTAATTATTCTTAAGGTCCATGGCTTAGTAGCAGTAATGATGATTGTGTGCTCCTATACTTGGGTGACTCGGTTCTTTTGAAAGCAAATAGGAGTAACATCCTTCTATTTTCATATGATATTCGGAAACATCCTCTCTACCTTCTCAAAGTAGGGTAAGGTATGTGTATATACGTACTATCCTCCCAGAGACCCCGcttatgttgttgttgatgtgtaGTACTTTTCATGTTGATTATATCAAAAAATAACCAAAGGGGGCATTAAACCATTGCTTCTACTACTATATTTTGTCCGAATTTAAGACAGGCTGTGCGATTTAGGAGGGCAAAACAGTAGATTAAACAGCTCCTTTTATTGTTATGGTACAAATAAATGGTAAAGAATTATTTTTATTGAATGCATTAAATAGTTTTACAATAAGATCATGATAGAGACTGAACAGCGACTCTACGAGGTTAAAATAACAAGCACATTCTGGCTGGCCTTTATATATTAGCTAGAAATGGAACTACCAAAGTACTAATGGATATATCTTGCAGCTTTCTCATTATTGCTGAGCTACACAAGTGTATGATTTAATTCACTTCGTTTTACGTGACACAGTTTTGCAGCTGTATTGGACAAAGAGTTCAAAAAAGAATGTATACATTTATCCAAAGGACCAAAAAGAATAATATAAAAATCAttcaaacaactttaaaaaatggTAAAGTTTGATTTGACGATGAAAATCTGGTTGGACATAatttttcaatatatatatatatatatatatatatatatatatatatatatatatatatatatttttttttttgaaaaaacatgaCTTATACGGTTGTACCTATAAGTTAAAAAACCTATCAAaaatacccaacaataccaaACAAACACACATGCTAATCTTGTATATGCAAAACCTTCATCGATGtcattcattatcattatcacaaccatagtcctgaacatagaTAAGTTTGGcataaaattatcatttttataatgaactaaaTAATACACTATCCTAAAACAGTAACCTGATATTTTAATATCAATTGCTAATAACACAATCACTAGCTACTACAATTCGTCAAATTATAATAATATTACAAGATCCATCAGTcccaaaaaaaaatagtaattaaCTGGTGGATTAGTTGGGTCATAATAGATGGTACGCAttttaataaaatacaaaaatttaggataatttttgaaattattaaaaaactAAAAGGTAATATCTTGGGCCAAAAACAAGTATAaagctaattttgggatttgaaaattttgttttcaaaatacgccaaaatatggataaaatatataaacaaacaagttttgtcaaaaaaaatatgaaaaaaactTGGCAAAATCTATTGGCCAGATGGGGGCTTAATGGCTTCTAGATAATCAACTTAGTTGCGATTTCATATTTGAAAAGATCAACATACTTATtagcaaaaaaaaagaagaagaataaagtaCTTATtagcaaaaaaaagaaaagaataaagtaCTGGTAAATATTGAAAAAAGATACAACTCGATGTCCAACAAGTGTGAACAATGTCATGTAAAGTGCAACAAAAAGAcaaatataccaaaaatcccCTTTCTCAATTCTACCGTAATAACATCCTTTTTTTCCCTTCTTCTCGTCTTATATCTATCGGAATTTAAGTTTATGTATTGACTACTTAAAAATATATACGCAATCATACTTGTAGGATAATACTAAcaaataattctttttctttgaaaaaataaatgataatatattaaaaatagtATTCCCTTCGTCTTATGACACTCGTTTTTctatattttataataatttaactttaaaatatcATTGTACCTTTGATGAGAGATAAATATTTATGTCTAATTATAagttccaaaaatatatttttaaaaaaaaaattcatgtctAGTCAAACACCATTATATAAATTGAGATAGGAGAGTACTAACTAATATTACTAACTATACGTTTAAAGATGTAATTAATTCACAAGTATTTTACTACCCTAGACTAATGGCACGAAAGAAAATCAAGTAATACAAGCATACAAACAAAACTGTACATGTCCACATATATAACACATCCACAATTTTGATAAACATACCAAAAGAATCAAAACCATAAAACTTCAATCAATTTTGTAAAAGATGCAAGAATATTTTCcattaaattctcaaaattgttCCTCCAAAAGCTAATCAAAATTTCCACAATCTACCCCTCAACCAACTCTAGATAATTGAGTAAAGTTCACTCCTAATTAGAAACAAAGGATTACAACAGAGGAAGAAACCATGAACCCATAAATGAAAATCAAGAACCCAAAATGCAAAGCCCAATTCCTCTTAAACTTACCAAAATAACTCTCTGGTGGTTCTTGATAATGTATCTCAAATTCATCCCCAATTTCCTCAACCCCACCATTCCCAATTCTCATCTTCAGTTGCCTTAACCTTTCAGTAGCCAAACCCAATGTCAGCTTATGGCATCTCCTTTGGTACTTAAACCCATTAATGCATCTCAAAGTTTGGGCCACAGATACATAAAAAATCAGATGGGCTAAAGAAAGAAGCCCAATGGGTATCCAACAATGGCGGCATTGGAGCTTAGAGGAAAGAGCTTGACCCAAAAAGAGTAAAgccaagaaaaggaagaagagctGAAACATTCTCCAAAGTTCTTTTTTTTGTAAATCAACAGCTCTTTTTTTCTCGAGGGTTTTTTCGAAATGGAGTTGGATTATGCTATTGATAGCTTGTAGAGCTGTTTCTTTTTGGATGAGACTTGGGTGGTGGTTGGTGGTTGTTACGGCGTCGTATTCCGCCATTGGAGAGTGTGGAGAAGAAACTTTGGAAGAGTTAAAAAAGAGAAATGGGAATTTTGGAGTTAAATGGTGTGGGGTGACAGAGAATATCTAGGTATAATTTGATACCGATATTTCTGCTTATTGTTGCAACGGTAGGGAAATGTGTTAGGGTGGGGGTGGGTGGGGCCCATGTTGCatttgatttggaagaatttGTAACTTTTGCACGGGAGGggtgaaaattttaagaaaatttacTACTCCctcgatatttttatttttatttgtctattatattaaattaagaaatttttttattttatttttattattaactaCTCATTCcccaaattatttttaatttttttttaaaatgctatcattattatggataaaattataaaatatatacttctatttcatttttatttcttaaGGGGGTAAAAAACTCAAAATGGATAACTAAAAGTGAACAGAGAGAGTAGTAAAGTAGTATTAGGGCTCGTTTGGCCATAAAAATTACTTTTTCCCAAAAACGATTTCACTGTTTTTTGGAATCGATATTTGGCCATGAAATACGAAATCCAACTTGAAgttgaatttcagaatttttcggaattcaaaaaatatttttttttacaattttcactccaaatcactcacaaaaattcaataacaactccaatttgtattcatgtccaaacacaattccaataccattttcaacttgatttttttttttttagttttttagaatatcacaattcttatgtccaaacgcctactaagtaTTTGTTAAAACAAATAACCATTTGAAGGTATACTAAAGAATTGTTATACTATTAGGTCAGATAAATAAGAATAATAGGTATCtattaatcaaaaataaaattagtaaTCTAAAAAATAAGCTAAGTTACTAGATAAAAATATATTGATATGGTAAAAATTAATTGTAAATGCATATAAGGTAAATCTTACTCCTAAATAATGAATTTTGTCCAtatcaaaatgaaaaaaagggtaCTATTTAGAAATATTAATCAAACGTTCTGGTCGACTTTTAAGAAACGAAATGTATTTTACCATCTCATGACAATGGGAAGATTACATTACAATTAGACATTAATTATTTGATAAATCAACATTGGAAAATATTACAATTCAATCGGATCGTTTACTCTGGTGTGCAAGTTGTAAACTAATGAGTTATCCATATAAGTACatgttgaaaaagagaaaaaaaattatcCATATAAATACAGAACTGACCTTTTCTCTGCCCTTTCTCTTATGGGCAAGTAAGATCCAATAAAATTACCAAGATCATTAACTGcattaatcatttttttttactcGTATGAGATTCTTCATTTCTTTTTGACTTTGTCCCATCTCATAGGAAGTAAGTAATATTTCATGATTCCTCTTCCttgcttcccttttttttttttttttttaaaaaaaaaaaatgaaaatgttaCCTATAAATTTTTATTCAATTCTTCCTATTTTGTGGATAGTTACATGTATTTTGTAgtcttttgtttttcattttcttgtagcATCGATAATCTTATACATTGACATGTGACTAGTGATTCAACTAGGGGACAAGGCTTGACAATTTGAAGCTGACACCTAAGTTACTGCAAccaaattgtttccaaatagaagtggaaaaataaacaaatactTGACAGTCATTGGACCTCTTTTGGACCACCCATCAGTCTCGTGTTATGGGTTACCCAATATAAAATAGTTGAGCCCAATATAGACCTACTATGGAGgggaaataaaataagagtatGAATACAATGTTGGTTTACGAAAATTGTCACACCACCCTTTTTTCGAGGGGATAATgaagttttctccaattaaaatGATATTAATCGAtattagattatttatttaattcagagtcgccacttggaataattgttatggtgtcccaagtcaccggtttattttaatcCCAGCTCGAGAAAATTGACTATGTTTAAAGTTTGCGAAAACCAGaagaccgagtaaggaattttgttaacccgagagaagacgttaggcattcccgggttccgtggttttagcacggtcgctcaactattaataattggcctaattatatgatttattacatgtttaaaacctattgtgtatttttatcttctaaccgcttttaattatttatggaacaagtcacgatgtcgtacacttatcgttttggtacacattgcaaaccgcgccacatgaaatgcacccacgatttacgacatatttatttttattattacttGAAATTGGGTCGaatcacgtgaaacgcacactcgaattggaaAATTAtttatcatgactatgccacgagtTCCGTACTCATATTCACGATGAGTTATTATTaatcgcacctaaagcaactaacgcttGTTCATAATTTGTTTAATTACTTCCTATGGTTTAGGATTAAATGATCGTAGAAAGAATTTACATCCACACAATTCAACTAAGTTAGGAAAGCTTCCTACTTTCAcaaaattatacaattgttaCACCTTATTAGCTTATATCTAAAAACTCACGTGAATTGGGTTAATTCTGAGAATTACTAAAACGGGATGGGCAGGTGTAGGAGACATTCGTGTTCAAGGCCCATTTCAATTCTAATTTTAGTAGAATATTCAATTCATAGATAATCACGAGGGTCAATTCATACATAATCACAATGGTCTTACCAAATCATCCAAGTGTATATCTAGGTTTTTATTCAATGACAGGAGAGTTTATAAATCAATCCAAGTTGTGCAAATGATACTCTAACAATTTACAACGATCTTTGAGCTTTCTCCTACAAATTTAATCTATTTATCAGGATGTTCATTGTCCAATGAGTGCTACTAATACCTAGCTACACTCAACAATCAACATCACGGAAGAGTAAAGCTAGGCAGATCTAAGCCAAACAATATGCCCAATTCAGTGTTAACAAGGACTGAAAGCCAATGAACCGAGCGATCAAAACAGGATTTCAAGCAATGAATTAAAACAGAATCAAAGCTGTATTACTCAAATTAGGCCAACAACATTTCGATCACTGATTTGAAGCAAACATTAATGAGTCCTTTCTCTAACAAATATTAGAACTTCGAAAACTGCAAATCACCTCCAAATCCAGTACACTTGATTTAATCAAACACATAATCGACAACTACTTCATGTTTCATGAATTGAGATTTGAAAGACAAATTCTACCTGCTTATAGGACGTTAAATACAAAACAACGCAAAGCACTTTCAATTCCACACAAAACCGCAGACAATTACAATTATATCATGTATTTCATTAATTCAAAACATGATAACACTATTGGGGGATTGAACAGTACCTCGGAGAGCATAAACAAAAAGAATGCAGTGATAAAAGAAGAAGGAAGCACAACTGCATTCCCAGCAAATAAACAGCCACGAAAACAGTCCCTTAAGAGCTCGATTTCACTTTGAAAACCTAGGAATTGAATAGCCAACTCAGCAAAAACCAACAACTCGTTGAAATCtgtgtttcaagctattttcttCTGTTTAGATTAGAGCCATGTGAGAGGAAGGTGAGCGAATTTCTCTGCCTTCTTTATGTGTGAGCGGAGGAAAGAGAGTGTCTATGAGAGTGAGGTCAGAGATGGAGCGGCTAGAGTTATGGTGTAAGGGGGAGATGATCTGTTCTTCTATGGGGTTTTTCCAAAATGGGGGGGTCGTCCGTCTCTGGTGTTGAGAATGGAAGGGAGGGGTGAAATTAGGGTCTATTTTAGAGATGAAGGGGGATATTGGACCGGCAGGTATTGGGCTGGGGCGAATGGAAAGAAAATGGGCCACTAGAAGTACTTGGCCCAACGCTGTAATGAGACCCCATAGCcttcttgtgatgacccaaaatgtcatctttaaatttaataattaattctgtgttctaagacctcaaaaagcactatttatccttccttgacttgcgtgcacagtccataaaattttccggaaagttttcaggtgaaaaatggattaaaatgtgaattagagctttaaaactcaactgagttgactttggtcaacattttgagcaaacggattcggatcagtgttttgataattttaataggtccgtatcgtaatttgggacttaggcgtatgcccggaatcaaattccgagctcCCTAGCCCgaaatatggaattttgatgaaaaattaaaagtttaagttcaaatagtgaccggatgtcaaattatgtgcaaacgatcccggaatagaattttgaagattacaacagctccgtatggtgattttggacttaggagcgtgatcgaaattttatttggaagtccgtaatagaattaggcttgaaatgccgaaagttgaatttttgggaagtttgaccgagaggttgactttttgatatcgaggtcgaaatccgattctgaaaattttcatagctcagttgtgtcatttataacttgtgtgcaaaattttaagtcattccgaattgatttgatgtgtttcgacacaagatatagaatttgaaagttcatagttcattgattttgatttgaggtgtgattcgtcgttttgatgttgtttgatgtagtttgaagcctcgactaagttcgtatggtattttgggacatgttggaataattggttaaggtcccgagggtctcgggtggatttcggaaggtaaacggaatggatttcggacgaagtgctggaaatttctgtttgcagcagaaatttctgttgcagaaattccgtgcgtggagccaagtttggaagcttatatctcgcaatgcataaggaatcagaaaatgtgcaaaacatgaaagttgtagtcgttggattataggttccagaaagttaaactatgcattatttggacatttgtacagaaagttatgatggattgaatgaaggctggtagagcagtttcgccagaaattctgatgcatgcagcCGATTTTGGGAGCCAATATCTCGCAATGTATAAGGAATCAGAAtaattgcaaaacatgaaagttgtagtcggtggattctaaatttcagaaaggtaaatcatgtatcatttggacatttgtacataaagttatgatcaattgaagtaagactggtagagctgtttctagtggacttttagtgacgaaaaatggatttttagtgacggattggcagaaac
The sequence above is drawn from the Nicotiana tabacum cultivar K326 chromosome 13, ASM71507v2, whole genome shotgun sequence genome and encodes:
- the LOC107801857 gene encoding uncharacterized protein LOC107801857, encoding MQVIPRWRNVLILKNALIHSTKVVTSTQSTNTHLASFHSTSFCSEKWKTKWNSEFRGNQQPTKNYIRYATRQKRADSKKALKNLLFYGASESSFENESSAINDRWDVDRDDRSEKKSQFKSAARRRDRIRRRMRKMKKWSLDEDFDEYPETVFQATFGNKWYTWSFKPGKSSAFEDLFSRRQETDWSERRHCRWDNETEHETERESNYGSLNAGSYSERTILGLPLKGPLKIEDVKNAFRLSALKWHPDKHQGPSQAAAEEKFKSCVTAYKSLCNALSPA
- the LOC107801854 gene encoding uncharacterized protein LOC107801854; the encoded protein is MAEYDAVTTTNHHPSLIQKETALQAINSIIQLHFEKTLEKKRAVDLQKKELWRMFQLFFLFLALLFLGQALSSKLQCRHCWIPIGLLSLAHLIFYVSVAQTLRCINGFKYQRRCHKLTLGLATERLRQLKMRIGNGGVEEIGDEFEIHYQEPPESYFGKFKRNWALHFGFLIFIYGFMVSSSVVILCF